One uncultured Fibrobacter sp. genomic region harbors:
- a CDS encoding fibrobacter succinogenes major paralogous domain-containing protein: protein MSLALATLSFAIPQTGTFRDARDGHTYRTVVVGSRVWMAENIAYKVEGSACYDNKPVNCAKYGRLYTFETAKKACPSGWHLPENDEWKRFRSVIEDSDGKEAAWVSLKSRDKWDGSDRYGFDVVPAGKATDAFMDLGKSAHFWSATSEDGDAYGWHLAPPGDFSMEFDVSSNMYSVRCLKNY from the coding sequence TTGTCTCTTGCGCTGGCGACGCTTTCTTTTGCGATTCCGCAGACGGGGACTTTCCGCGATGCCCGCGACGGCCATACTTACAGGACCGTAGTTGTCGGAAGTCGTGTCTGGATGGCCGAAAATATCGCATACAAGGTAGAAGGTAGCGCCTGCTACGACAATAAGCCCGTAAACTGTGCCAAGTACGGTCGTCTTTACACCTTCGAAACCGCCAAGAAGGCTTGCCCTTCAGGCTGGCATTTGCCCGAAAACGACGAATGGAAACGCTTTCGCTCTGTTATCGAGGATAGCGACGGCAAGGAAGCTGCCTGGGTGAGCCTCAAGTCCCGCGACAAGTGGGATGGCTCTGACCGTTACGGATTCGATGTGGTGCCGGCAGGCAAGGCGACCGATGCTTTCATGGATTTAGGCAAATCTGCGCATTTCTGGAGCGCTACAAGCGAAGATGGGGATGCCTATGGTTGGCACTTGGCCCCTCCGGGCGATTTTTCGATGGAATTCGATGTCAGCAGCAACATGTATTCCGTGCGCTGCCTCAAGAATTACTAA